A stretch of the Rhinoderma darwinii isolate aRhiDar2 chromosome 3, aRhiDar2.hap1, whole genome shotgun sequence genome encodes the following:
- the SOWAHA gene encoding ankyrin repeat domain-containing protein SOWAHA has translation MAVTQEVVLNFLLEQGGKVKNSDLLRRFKPVTESLDPQEKANNREHFKRFVNTIAVVKDEEGTKMVVLKKKYMYLLAERVTSRTAVVEDQGDISSYSKEEQTQLVPVSSNNNLEEAAPTYEEIRTSQQDISEPEPRLLEIQDAGSADISPEITDQSGVITLLNEEYMEDQDEARRESVFDIVSRMDSTGPVPLPKAWSDALSKEQVQKPHMLPLRYAQTSFESAETYQSEDSLLQPTDLPEASFNALPKSPNVARRPLDDTGSKSPQIKRSTKMIKVSEETKYSDVVPLDPSEHKWLVHSTTGRWNHKLLGLIINDSELAGKRDFISGFTALHWAAKSGNIEMVKLLFDLSQKSGSIINVNARSFGGYTPLHIAAIHECKDVILMLTRDYKAKVNIRDNSGKKPYHYLKKSSPVQLKFILKDPAALNAEHTIPAKRNSKVAASILGTTNAFLGVLSDDIAFHDLTKGLKKPGSLNKFFTAPSGVKKKMKARDSNPSISSLCEESEEPEEIVGKRRPISEFFIH, from the coding sequence ATGGCTGTAACACAAGAAGTTGTGCTGAACTttctgctggagcagggaggaaAGGTGAAGAACTCCGATCTGCTCAGGAGGTTTAAGCCTGTGACAGAGTCTCTTGACCCTCAAGAAAAGGCAAACAATCGGGAGCACTTTAAGAGGTTTGTCAATACCATAGCAGTGGTGAAAGATGAGGAGGGCACCAAGATGGTGGTGCTGAAGAAGAAGTATATGTATTTACTGGCAGAGAGGGTGACCTCAAGGACTGCAGTGGTGGAGGATCAGGGGGACATATCCAGTTACAGCAAAGAAGAACAAACACAACTTGTACCTGTGAGTAGCAATAACAACTTAGAGGAAGCAGCACCCACCTATGAGGAGATAAGGACTTCACAGCAGGATATATCTGAACCAGAGCCAAGACTGCTGGAGATACAAGATGCAGGTTCTGCTGACATTTCTCCTGAAATAACTGACCAGTCTGGAGTAATCACCTTATTAAATGAGGAGTATATGGAAGACCAAGATGAAGCTAGAAGGGAATCTGTGTTTGACATTGTGTCTAGAATGGACAGTACGGGACCAGTTCCTCTTCCCAAGGCATGGTCTGATGCCCTGTCTAAAGAACAGGTTCAGAAGCCGCACATGCTGCCATTACGTTATGCCCAAACTTCATTTGAAAGTGCAGAAACATACCAGAGTGAAGACAGTCTACTCCAACCAACTGACCTACCTGAAGCTTCATTCAATGCTCTACCAAAGTCCCCCAATGTGGCCAGGAGACCGCTCGATGATACAGGCTCCAAGTCTCCCCAAATAAAGAGGTCAACGAAAATGATAAAAGTAAGCGAGGAGACCAAATATTCGGATGTGGTACCCTTGGACCCATCCGAACATAAGTGGTTGGTTCATTCCACTACAGGTCGGTGGAATCATAAATTACTTGGTCTTATTATAAATGACAGTGAGTTGGCTGGTAAGAGAGACTTTATTTCTGGATTTACTGCATTGCACTGGGCAGCCAAGAGTGGCAACATAGAGATGGTGAAATTATTGTTTGACCTAAGTCAGAAAAGTGGTAGTATCATTAATGTGAATGCAAGGTCTTTTGGTGGGTATACACCACTACATATAGCTGCTATACATGAGTGTAAAGATGTTATCCTTATGTTAACTAGAGATTATAAAGCAAAAGTCAACATCCGAGATAACAGCGGAAAAAAGCCATACCATTACCTAAAGAAAAGTTCCCCTGTACAGCTCAAGTTTATTTTAAAGGACCCAGCTGCTTTAAATGCAGAACATACTATCCCAGCGAAAAGAAACTCAAAGGTTGCTGCCTCTATATTGGGAACGACCAATGCCTTCCTTGGTGTCCTTTCTGATGACATTGCGTTTCATGACTTGACAAAAGGCCTCAAAAAGCCTGGATCTTTAAATAAGTTCTTTACTGCACCCTCTGGGGTTAAAAAGAAAATGAAGGCAAGGGACAGTAACCCATCCATCTCTTCTCTTTGTGAAGAATCCGAAGAGCCAGAGGAAATTGTGGGAAAGCGTAGACCTATTTCTGAGTTTTTCATCCATTAG